The Brachyhypopomus gauderio isolate BG-103 unplaced genomic scaffold, BGAUD_0.2 sc96, whole genome shotgun sequence genome has a window encoding:
- the plcd1b gene encoding 1-phosphatidylinositol 4,5-bisphosphate phosphodiesterase delta-1b isoform X1 → MHCIQGQLERTESEELLRNMRSKHVTNFNLRLLGMEGDVDLQFLLSGADLLKVRSGSWKKTRFYKLQEDCKTMWHETNKALRPRQTFSVEDIECVRPGRQTEGLRKYTEEALEMRAFSILFKGRRKNLDLVAASEEEARHWVSGLQKVITNLKSLSQRQKTEHWIFNCLRKADINGDNKMSQEELKTFLKNINIEVDDNYVKLLFEVCDESHRGFLELQEIKHFYEILTQREEIDVIYEEYAKTSGLMSAANLLEFLLKEQKEQVDLAYAIQLIEKYELDDAAKSKQLMTKDGFLRYLQQPEGLVMKPAHKSVYQDMNQPLSHYFISSSHNTYLLEDQIKGPSSTEAYIRALMKSCRCVELDIWDGSDGEPVIYHGYTLTSKILFKDTIKAIKEYAFKTSDYPVILSLETHCSVDQQRLIAQHMVTILGNALITKPLRDDMPTELPSPEELKGRFLVKGKRLNRLEALFLDEETEEEEVVTEEEDSRDDDEEEDTQRSSSNIEKSKMLNLAKELSDLVIYCRSVKFHGFEHARNNQSFYEISSFKEGDAMKLAEKSANEFILHNVDKLCRIYPSGFRTDSSNYNPVCLWNAGCQIVALNFQTPCPEMDLNQGLFSQNGMCGYVLKPPFLRRQDSPFDPVGLTRGPWLKHTEFHVMVISAQQLPKVNPKISSIVDPLVRVQIHGVPADMAEKETDYIVNNGFNPMWNNYFQFDLSVPELALVRFVVEDYDAVSSNDFIGQCTIPFTSLQNGYRHVPLFNENGDLLSSAGLFVHTMVTDAE, encoded by the exons ATGCACTGCATACAAGGGCAGCTGGAAAGGACAGAGTCTGAGGAATTACTCCGTAATATGCGAAGCAAGCATGTTACAAATTTCAACTTGAGGCTCCTGG GTATGGAAGGAGATGTGGATTTGCAGTTTCTCCTGAGTGGCGCAGATCTTCTGAAGGTTCGCTCTGGCTCCTGGAAGAAGACACGCTTTTACAAACTACAAGAGGACTGCAAGACCATGTGGCACGAGACCAATAAGGCCCTGCGTCCTCGACAGACAT TCTCCGTCGAGGACATAGAGTGCGTGCGGCCCGGCCGTCAGACGGAGGGTCTTAGGAAGTACACGGAAGAGGCGTTGGAGATGAGGGCCTTTTCAATCCTGTTCAAAGGCCGCCGTAAAAACCTGGACCTGGTCGCCGCCTCCGAAGAGGAAGCCAGACACTGGGTCTCCGGCCTGCAGAAGGTCATCACCAACCTGAAGAGCCTCAGCCAGCGTCAGAAAACTGAACA TTGGATCTTCAACTGTTTGCGCAAAGCGGACATAAACGGCGACAACAAGATGAGCCAGGAGGAGCTAAAGACCTTCCTGAAGAACATCAACATAGAGGTGGACGACAACTACGTCAAGCTGCTGTTTGAG GTATGTGATGAGTCCCATCGTGGTTTTCTGGAGTTACAGGAAATTAAGCATTTTTATGAGATTCTGACCCAGAGGGAAGAGATTGATGTGATCTATGAAGAGTATGCCAAGACCAGTGGACTCATGAGTGCCGCAAACCTGCTGGAGTTCTTGTTGAAAGAGCAGAAGGAACAGGTGGACCTGGCTTATGCCATCCAGCTCATCGAGAAATATGAACTAGACGATGCAG CCAAATCGAAGCAGCTTATGACAAAGGACGGGTTCCTACGGTACCTACAACAGCCCGAGGGTCTGGTAATGAAGCCAGCTCACAAGAGCGTGTACCAGGACATGAACCAGCCACTGAGCCACTACTTCATCTCCTCCTCACACAACACCTACCTACTGGAGGACCAGATCAAAGGCCCTAGCAGTACCGAAGCCTACATACG AGCCTTAATGAAAAGCTGTCGTTGCGTGGAGCTGGATATCTGGGATGGTTCGGACGGGGAGCCAGTTATCTACCATGgctacaccctcacctccaagATCCTCTTCAAAGATACCATCAAAGCCATCAAGGAGTATGCCTTCAAG ACTTCAGATTATCCAGTTATCCTGTCCTTGGAGACCCACTGCAGTGTGGATCAGCAGAGGTTGATAGCTCAGCACATGGTCACCATTCTGGGGAATGCCCTGATAACTAAACCCCTGAGGGACGACATGCCCACGGAGTTGCCCTCTCCAGAG GAGCTGAAGGGCCGTTTTTTGGTGAAAGGGAAACGACTGAATAGGCTGGAGGCCTTGTTCTTGGATGAGGAAACGGAGGAGGAAGAAGTCGTGACGGAAGAAGAAGACAGCCGCGACGATGACGAGGAGGAAGATACCCAGAGGAGTTCATCTAACATAGAG AAATCAAAGATGCTGAATCTAGCCAAAGAGCTCTCTGACCTTGTCATCTACTGCAGAAGTGTTAAATTCCATGGATTTGAACACGCACGAAACAACCAGTCCTTTTATGAAATATCCTCATTCAAAGAAGGAGATGCGATGAAGCTTGCAGAGAAGTCTG CCAATGAGTTCATCCTCCATAATGTGGACAAGCTCTGTAGGATCTACCCTTCGGGATTCAGGACAGACTCCTCCAACTACAACCCAGTGTGTCTGTGGAACGCCGGCTGCCAGATtg TGGCCCTCAACTTCCAGACACCATGTCCGGAGATGGACCTGAACCAGGGTTTGTTTAGCCAGAACGGCATGTGTGGCTACGTTCTAAAGCCACCCTTCCTCAGACGCCAGGATTCCCCGTTTGACCCCGTCGGTCTAACCAGGGGACCCTGGCTCAAGCACACGGAGTTTCACGTAATG GTGATCTCGGCTCAACAGCTACCCAAAGTAAACCCAAAGATATCGTCCATCGTGGACCCGCTGGTGCGTGTGCAGATCCATGGGGTGCCAGCAGATATGGCGGAGAAAGAGACGGATTACATTGTGAACAATG GTTTCAACCCCATGTGGAACAATTATTTCCAGTTTGACTTGTCCGTCCCCGAACTTGCGTTGGTGCGTTTCGTTGTGGAGGACTACGACGCCGTATCCAGCAACGATTTCATCGGCCAGTGCACGATACCCTTCACAAGCCTACAGAACG GCTACAGGCACGTGCCCCTGTTCAACGAGAACGGAGACCTTCTCTCGTCCGCTGGACTTTTTGTTCACACGATGGTCACAGACGCCGAATAG
- the plcd1b gene encoding 1-phosphatidylinositol 4,5-bisphosphate phosphodiesterase delta-1b isoform X2, with protein sequence MHCIQGQLERTESEELLRNMRSKHVTNFNLRLLGMEGDVDLQFLLSGADLLKVRSGSWKKTRFYKLQEDCKTMWHETNKALRPRQTFSVEDIECVRPGRQTEGLRKYTEEALEMRAFSILFKGRRKNLDLVAASEEEARHWVSGLQKVITNLKSLSQRQKTEHWIFNCLRKADINGDNKMSQEELKTFLKNINIEVDDNYVKLLFEVCDESHRGFLELQEIKHFYEILTQREEIDVIYEEYAKTSGLMSAANLLEFLLKEQKEQVDLAYAIQLIEKYELDDAAKSKQLMTKDGFLRYLQQPEGLVMKPAHKSVYQDMNQPLSHYFISSSHNTYLLEDQIKGPSSTEAYIRALMKSCRCVELDIWDGSDGEPVIYHGYTLTSKILFKDTIKAIKEYAFKTSDYPVILSLETHCSVDQQRLIAQHMVTILGNALITKPLRDDMPTELPSPEELKGRFLVKGKRLNRLEALFLDEETEEEEVVTEEEDSRDDDEEEDTQRSSSNIEKSKMLNLAKELSDLVIYCRSVKFHGFEHARNNQSFYEISSFKEGDAMKLAEKSANEFILHNVDKLCRIYPSGFRTDSSNYNPVCLWNAGCQIVALNFQTPCPEMDLNQGLFSQNGMCGYVLKPPFLRRQDSPFDPVGLTRGPWLKHTEFHVMVISAQQLPKVNPKISSIVDPLVRVQIHGVPADMAEKETDYIVNNV encoded by the exons ATGCACTGCATACAAGGGCAGCTGGAAAGGACAGAGTCTGAGGAATTACTCCGTAATATGCGAAGCAAGCATGTTACAAATTTCAACTTGAGGCTCCTGG GTATGGAAGGAGATGTGGATTTGCAGTTTCTCCTGAGTGGCGCAGATCTTCTGAAGGTTCGCTCTGGCTCCTGGAAGAAGACACGCTTTTACAAACTACAAGAGGACTGCAAGACCATGTGGCACGAGACCAATAAGGCCCTGCGTCCTCGACAGACAT TCTCCGTCGAGGACATAGAGTGCGTGCGGCCCGGCCGTCAGACGGAGGGTCTTAGGAAGTACACGGAAGAGGCGTTGGAGATGAGGGCCTTTTCAATCCTGTTCAAAGGCCGCCGTAAAAACCTGGACCTGGTCGCCGCCTCCGAAGAGGAAGCCAGACACTGGGTCTCCGGCCTGCAGAAGGTCATCACCAACCTGAAGAGCCTCAGCCAGCGTCAGAAAACTGAACA TTGGATCTTCAACTGTTTGCGCAAAGCGGACATAAACGGCGACAACAAGATGAGCCAGGAGGAGCTAAAGACCTTCCTGAAGAACATCAACATAGAGGTGGACGACAACTACGTCAAGCTGCTGTTTGAG GTATGTGATGAGTCCCATCGTGGTTTTCTGGAGTTACAGGAAATTAAGCATTTTTATGAGATTCTGACCCAGAGGGAAGAGATTGATGTGATCTATGAAGAGTATGCCAAGACCAGTGGACTCATGAGTGCCGCAAACCTGCTGGAGTTCTTGTTGAAAGAGCAGAAGGAACAGGTGGACCTGGCTTATGCCATCCAGCTCATCGAGAAATATGAACTAGACGATGCAG CCAAATCGAAGCAGCTTATGACAAAGGACGGGTTCCTACGGTACCTACAACAGCCCGAGGGTCTGGTAATGAAGCCAGCTCACAAGAGCGTGTACCAGGACATGAACCAGCCACTGAGCCACTACTTCATCTCCTCCTCACACAACACCTACCTACTGGAGGACCAGATCAAAGGCCCTAGCAGTACCGAAGCCTACATACG AGCCTTAATGAAAAGCTGTCGTTGCGTGGAGCTGGATATCTGGGATGGTTCGGACGGGGAGCCAGTTATCTACCATGgctacaccctcacctccaagATCCTCTTCAAAGATACCATCAAAGCCATCAAGGAGTATGCCTTCAAG ACTTCAGATTATCCAGTTATCCTGTCCTTGGAGACCCACTGCAGTGTGGATCAGCAGAGGTTGATAGCTCAGCACATGGTCACCATTCTGGGGAATGCCCTGATAACTAAACCCCTGAGGGACGACATGCCCACGGAGTTGCCCTCTCCAGAG GAGCTGAAGGGCCGTTTTTTGGTGAAAGGGAAACGACTGAATAGGCTGGAGGCCTTGTTCTTGGATGAGGAAACGGAGGAGGAAGAAGTCGTGACGGAAGAAGAAGACAGCCGCGACGATGACGAGGAGGAAGATACCCAGAGGAGTTCATCTAACATAGAG AAATCAAAGATGCTGAATCTAGCCAAAGAGCTCTCTGACCTTGTCATCTACTGCAGAAGTGTTAAATTCCATGGATTTGAACACGCACGAAACAACCAGTCCTTTTATGAAATATCCTCATTCAAAGAAGGAGATGCGATGAAGCTTGCAGAGAAGTCTG CCAATGAGTTCATCCTCCATAATGTGGACAAGCTCTGTAGGATCTACCCTTCGGGATTCAGGACAGACTCCTCCAACTACAACCCAGTGTGTCTGTGGAACGCCGGCTGCCAGATtg TGGCCCTCAACTTCCAGACACCATGTCCGGAGATGGACCTGAACCAGGGTTTGTTTAGCCAGAACGGCATGTGTGGCTACGTTCTAAAGCCACCCTTCCTCAGACGCCAGGATTCCCCGTTTGACCCCGTCGGTCTAACCAGGGGACCCTGGCTCAAGCACACGGAGTTTCACGTAATG GTGATCTCGGCTCAACAGCTACCCAAAGTAAACCCAAAGATATCGTCCATCGTGGACCCGCTGGTGCGTGTGCAGATCCATGGGGTGCCAGCAGATATGGCGGAGAAAGAGACGGATTACATTGTGAACAATG TTTGA